The genomic stretch TCGCGCGCAAGTTCGTGGACTTCATGCTGTCGAATCCGGTGCAGGCGGATATCCCGACGCGGATGTGGATTTACCCCGCCGTGAAAGGCACCAGACTCGATCCGGTCTTCAAATTCGCCGCGCAACCGGAGGAGGGCCCCGCGAAGGCGAGCGTGACGGCCAATCCGCAGCGGCTGGTGGACGCATGGGTGACCAACGTGCTGCGGGCGCGGTGAGGAGCTGGAAAATCACTTGGTTTTGCCCTTCGCGACCGTTGAGAACAGCTCGGAGAATTTTTCGCCGCGGGACGGACCGAGGAAGTGTTGTGCGTTGAGGGGCGCGGAGGTGGGGGCTTCGGTCCACCCCCTCCCAGCCTCCCCCCTCAAGGGGGAGGGGTAAAGAGCGCAGGAGCTTCCGCTTCTCAAAAACGCCAACCCGGATGCCCGTTGAGGGGCAGTGCCTGAACGCCCCTGGCCCACGGCCCCGCCTTGCTCGCGCAGCGAGACGGTGGGCCCGCAGATGGGACGCGACAAGATCAGACCTTGCGTTCAGAGGAATACGTCCACCCGCGCCGCCCGTGTGTCCTTGCCCAGCGCAGCGCCGCTCCCCCTGCCCCCTCTGGGGGGAGGGGGCTGGGGGGTGGGGGCCAACCGTGGCACGACACCCTGCCCATAAAAACCAAGCACCCCGCCCCATCAGGGAAAGCGGGGTGCGCGGGACAAGGCCCCTTACGCCGCAGGCTGCTCCGCCGCCCCCTCCGCCTCGGCGGCTCGGCGCCCCCGCGTGGGCCGCTCCGGCGCCGTGTCCGCCCCCGCCCCACTCGGCACCCCGACTCGCGCCAGCGTCTCCCCGAAGGCCCGCATGGCGTCGCTCGACTCCAGGTCCGCGACCGCCCGCGCGTTCAGCGCCTTGAGTTCCTCACGCGTGACGGCGTACTCCGGCGCGTCGTGGCCTTTGAGGGTCCGCAAGACGCTGTAGGCCGTGCCCGCCTCGACGGTGGCCCCCTTGCTCGTCGTGACGCTGGGATCGGTCGTCATGTCGCCCCCGACGAGCGTGATCGCCTCGGGCGAGATCAGGGTCACCCGGTCGCCGCGTTCCTCCATGTGCGCGGCGAGCTGAAGGAGCCCCCGCAGATGCAGCATGTGGTTGAACAGCTCCAGGTGCGCCAGCATCGCGCCAGCCTTCTTCAGCAGATTCTCCATAGTTGCATTGTTCTGTTTTGGGCAGAATTGTCAAGTCCAATTCGGCTTAATCGTCGGCCACCGCCTCTCCGGAGCGCGCCCTCCATTTCTCCAGGAGACGTGAGAGCATGGGGCGTGGACGGGCGAGAGGGCACGCGGTGGCCGGGGAGCTCACCGCGCCTTGACTTCGCGGGGGCGGTGACGGCGGGCGGGCGGTCCAGCCGCTTCGGGAGCGACAAGGCCCTTGCCCGGCTGGAGGGCCGCCCGCTGCTGGAACACGTCGCCGCGAGCCTGGCGGGGTGCCCGCTGCGGCTGCTCGTCGCCCCGCCCGGGCGGTACGCGCTGCCGGGCTGGCTTCCCGTCCCCGACACCCGGCCCGGCGAGGGACCCCTCGCGGCGCTGGAGGCCGCCCTGCGCGCCGCCGAGGCCGCGGTGGGGCCAGGCTGGGTCGCCTTCGCGGGGGTGGACCTGCCGCGCCTGACCCCCGCGTACTGGGCGACCCTCGCCGCGGCACGCACTCCGGGCGCCCAGGCGGTCCTCGCGCTCGACGAGATCGGGCGGCCCCAGCCCCTCGCCGCGCTCTACCACACGGCGCGGCTGCCGCACGTCACGGCGCGGCTGGAGGCGGGTGAGCGCCGGTTGCGCGCCGCTCCCGGAGCGGACACCACCGTGATCGTTCCCTTCGCGGCCCTTCAGGATGCCGCGCCGCACGCCCTGCGGAACGTGAACACGCCCGAGGACCTCGCCGCACTGGAGTAGCCGCCCGAACGGCTGACAGGCCCGGCCCTCACCCGTACCGCGCCCGGTGCTCCCCTTTCAGCCGCGCGTACTCGGGGTTGGCCTCGGCCTCGTCCCACTTCGCCTTGAAGATGCGCGCCGATTCGGCCTTCACCGGGTCCTCGGGCGAGCGCGGCAGCTCGGCGCGGCCATGCGACCCGCTCTGCCCCTTCTTATCCTCGGGGACGGGGCCGTCGTACTTCTTGCCGCCCTTGTGATTGGCGTAGCGCCGCGAGCGGGTAAAGCCCATCTGGAGGAACTTGCGGGCCATGTCCGCCCCCACGAAGTCGCCCCTTTCCAGGTAGTCGAGAAACATCGCGTAGATCGTCTCGCTGCTCGCCCGCGCCGCGTCGGGGGTGGCGAAGCGCCAGTGGGGCAGCAGTTCGGACTTGTACGGCTGCACCAGCAAGACGCCCTGCTCGCCCACACCCACCCGGTAGAGTTCGGGGTGAGCCCGCAGGTCGAGTTCGGCGTAGTTCAGGCTGTAGTCGAACTTCTTGCCCACGGTCACCTCCCCAGCGAAAGAGGCCGCCGGGCGGGGTCCCGTGGCCTCCCGATCCCCGCGCTCAGTTCATGCGCTCGTCGTCCACCATCGCCTGGAGCATCCAGCGGATCTTGTCGAGGGTGGCCGCGTAGCCGGTGTAAAGATCGGCGGTGACGGGATCGTTGGCCTCGTCGTCCACCGTCTTGGAGTCGTCGCGGTAGCCGCGCGCCACGCGGGTGAGATCGGCCACGAGGTCTTCGACCTGGGCGCGCGCGTCGCGCACGGTCTCGGTGGGCACCCGGATCAGGCTGAAGCGGGCGATGTCCTCGGGCGCGGCGACGGGGCTTCCGCCCAGCGCGACAAGGCGCTCGGCCTGCTCGTCGATGCCGGGGAAAATCTGCTCGATGAACTCGTCGTAGGCGAGGTGCAGGTCGCGGAAGAAGCGGCCCCGGATGTCCCAGTGGTACTTCTTGAACTTCAGGTAGAGGCTGACCGTGGTCGCCAGGTTGCGCTGCAACGTCTCGGCGACGGTGCCGAACTCCTCCTCCGAGAGGTAGCCGTGATCGACGAGCTGGTTGTGCCGGATGTTCAGGTGCGCCGCGTCGGCCTTGGCCTCGCCCTGGGGCACCGCGCCCTCCTGCCCGCCCGCCGCCTGGCCCGCCTCGTCCTGCGGCTCCGGCTGCGCCACCACGGCCTGGGCGGCGTCCTTCTCGGCCTTGGTGCTCCGCTTCGTGCTGCTGCGTTTGGTCATGGGTTCAACCTACCCTCCCGCCCCCCGCCTCCCCCTAGGCCGTTCCTTCACCCTCCGGCGACGGGGCGGAAGAGCAGGCGGTTGCCCTCCACCGCCATCGCCACCGCGCCGCGCTCCAGCCCCTCGGTGAGGTGCGCGCTCACCACGGCGCGGTTCAGGACCACCGCCCCCGGGTTCGTCATCTGCACCCCCAGCGCGTCGCACACGCGGGCGAGCAGGTCGTCCACGGTCGCCCCTCCCGCCCGCACGGCCTCCAGCACCGCCTGCGTCGTCCGCGCGTACGCGGCGAGGTTGGTCGCCACCAGCCCGGCGAGGTCGTCCGTCGGGTCC from Deinococcus planocerae encodes the following:
- the mobA gene encoding molybdenum cofactor guanylyltransferase — its product is MDGREGTRWPGSSPRLDFAGAVTAGGRSSRFGSDKALARLEGRPLLEHVAASLAGCPLRLLVAPPGRYALPGWLPVPDTRPGEGPLAALEAALRAAEAAVGPGWVAFAGVDLPRLTPAYWATLAAARTPGAQAVLALDEIGRPQPLAALYHTARLPHVTARLEAGERRLRAAPGADTTVIVPFAALQDAAPHALRNVNTPEDLAALE
- a CDS encoding Dps family protein, with protein sequence MTKRSSTKRSTKAEKDAAQAVVAQPEPQDEAGQAAGGQEGAVPQGEAKADAAHLNIRHNQLVDHGYLSEEEFGTVAETLQRNLATTVSLYLKFKKYHWDIRGRFFRDLHLAYDEFIEQIFPGIDEQAERLVALGGSPVAAPEDIARFSLIRVPTETVRDARAQVEDLVADLTRVARGYRDDSKTVDDEANDPVTADLYTGYAATLDKIRWMLQAMVDDERMN
- a CDS encoding DUF4385 domain-containing protein; the encoded protein is MGKKFDYSLNYAELDLRAHPELYRVGVGEQGVLLVQPYKSELLPHWRFATPDAARASSETIYAMFLDYLERGDFVGADMARKFLQMGFTRSRRYANHKGGKKYDGPVPEDKKGQSGSHGRAELPRSPEDPVKAESARIFKAKWDEAEANPEYARLKGEHRARYG
- a CDS encoding multidrug DMT transporter, which gives rise to MENLLKKAGAMLAHLELFNHMLHLRGLLQLAAHMEERGDRVTLISPEAITLVGGDMTTDPSVTTSKGATVEAGTAYSVLRTLKGHDAPEYAVTREELKALNARAVADLESSDAMRAFGETLARVGVPSGAGADTAPERPTRGRRAAEAEGAAEQPAA